A window from Cyprinus carpio isolate SPL01 chromosome A11, ASM1834038v1, whole genome shotgun sequence encodes these proteins:
- the LOC109062131 gene encoding thymic stromal cotransporter homolog, whose amino-acid sequence MGAILTLVEPVVVINKLGTSFFEMALTQTVYNHSLKATAGDSDKAQALSSHFLLIQSVLSSVAAMLSIIPLSRMADRHGPKVFLVASQMGSVLGMFMLVVFMYCEVPLEFLYLGSLLHGLSGGGPMFWAGVAALASLSSEQGKRTLKLNIVDFCFGIAGVVGGLLSGYLYQMGPSSLLLTAILVSIVALLYTVFVLTDSRRLLSESEPLLTESESGKMMDRVSIGMLMTAMMLFMLGVVGAENVLQLYVLKPPLSWNSVWAGYGRAATSAMYLSSFLGVLTLFSVLGDTALTLLGIVSNCTGMAIMAFAIESWVYFLGEFVVATDLATLIIT is encoded by the coding sequence ATGGGGGCCATTCTGACTTTGGTGGAGCCGGTGGTTGTCATCAATAAACTTGGGACGTCCTTCTTTGAGATGGCCCTCACACAGACAGTGTATAACCACTCACTGAAGGCAACAGCAGGAGACAGCGATAAGGCACAGGCGTTATCCTCACACTTTCTTCTTATTCAGAGTGTGTTGTCTTCTGTGGCGGCCATGTTGTCCATTATACCACTGAGCCGTATGGCAGACCGTCATGGCCCTAAAGTCTTCCTGGTGGCCTCTCAAATGGGTTCGGTTTTGGGCATGTTCATGCTTGTCGTCTTCATGTACTGTGAGGTTCCTCTGGAGTTTCTGTACTTGGGTTCTTTGCTGCATGGTTTGAGCGGAGGCGGGCCGATGTTTTGGGCCGGGGTGGCTGCTCTGGCATCTCTCAGCTCAGAGCAGGGCAAACGCACTCTTAAACTCAACATCGTGGACTTCTGTTTTGGGATCGCAGGGGTCGTGGGAGGTCTTCTGTCTGGATATCTATACCAGATGGGACCATCAAGTCTCCTCCTGACAGCAATTCTGGTCAGCATTGTGGCATTACTGTACACTGTGTTTGTCCTTACTGACTCGAGACGTTTGCTATCCGAGAGCGAGCCGTTGCTGACTGAATCCGAAAGTGGGAAAATGATGGATCGAGTCTCTATAGGCATGCTGATGACAGCCATGATGTTGTTCATGCTAGGCGTGGTCGGGGCAGAAAATGTGCTGCAGCTCTATGTGCTAAAGCCCCCTCTGAGCTGGAACTCGGTTTGGGCCGGATATGGCAGGGCCGCCACCAGTGCCATGTATCTCAGTAGCTTCTTAGGGGTCCTGACTCTGTTCAGTGTGTTGGGAGACACAGCCCTCACTCTGCTGGGTATTGTGTCCAACTGTACTGGGATGGCAATCATGGCATTCGCTATAGAAAGCTGGGTCTACTTCCTGGGTGAGTTTGTTGTTGccacggacttggcaacacttaTTATTACATAA
- the LOC109062138 gene encoding uncharacterized protein LOC109062138: MSSKTFKYLRREGASSRYCCVPFCKMSSRFNSVISFHSFPLNKETRKMWLHNIRREDCKVSPNTRVCSRHFKSDDFIEPSTPTARRLLKKGAVPTLFLWSDSTSAPKRTGLWKKRRVSSPVKKDPVPKLFQHQEHDYCSSSVQDELALDQTEDLRKEVARLKRRVAELAVLKRFCLGRFAASDDDIRFYTRFATYNHLMAFWRLIEPASHSMVRLTRARAATASEAGSSGSTSCQSLQPIDEFFLFMVHLSVGLTERDLAHRFNIHQSSVNRIITRWANFLYAILGSVRIWMSEEAVKAHMPKEFQDYPDTHVVIDCIELRCQVSSSLLLQGEGSHCTYLGLIGMAPHGAVTFVSSVYPGSVSDKELLKQSGIVSLLKPEMAIMVNKGFFIDDCVPCKVYRPAYLLKREKMPADEVRDTQSIARLRVHIEGLIGRVMQHKLLETVMPLSDTGTINQLYTVACLLINYQNGPLLKAWAND; this comes from the exons ATGAgttcaaaaacctttaaataccTTCGGCGTGAAGGTGCATCGTCTCGCTATTGCTGTGTCCCGTTTTGTAAAATGTCCTCAAGGTTTAATTCTGTGATTAGTTTCCATAGTTTCCCTTTGAACAAAGAAACACGCAAAATGTGGCTTCACAATATCCGGCGTGAGGATTGTAAGGTCAGTCCTAACACAAGAGTCTGCAGTCGACACTTCAAGAGTGATGATTTTATTGAGCCCTCGACTCCCACGGCACGCAGACTGCTGAAGAAGGGCGCCGTGCCCACGCTGTTCCTGTGGAGCGACTCCACTTCAGCACCAAAGCGCACCGGGTTATGGAAGAAGAGACGCGTCTCCTCTCCTGTCAAAAAAGACCCCGTGCCTAAGTTGTTCCAGCATCAAGAGCACGATTATTGCTCATCTTCTGTCCAGGATGAGCTGGCTTTGGATCAGACCGAGGACCTCCGAAAGGAGGTCGCGCGCCTGAAGAGACGCGTGGCAGAGTTGGCTGTCCTTAAGAGATTTTGTTTGGGCCGATTTGCTGCATCTGACGATGACATACGGTTTTACACTAG ATTTGCCACTTACAACCACTTGATGGCGTTCTGGAGACTCATCGAGCCTGCGTCCCACAGCATGGTTCGTCTGACCAGAGCCAGGGCAGCTACAGCcagtgaagctggatcatcaggcagtacatct TGTCAGTCCCTGCAGCCCATAGATGAGTTTTTCCTCTTCATGGTGCATCTCTCAGTTGGTCTAACAGAGAGAGATCTGGCCCACAGATTTAATATCCATCAGTCCTCCGTGAATCGAATCATTACAAGATGGGCCAATTTTCTCTACGCCATTCTTGGATCTGTGCGCATCTGGATGTCTGAGGAGGCGGTCAAGGCTCACATGCCAAAGGAGTTTCAGGACTATCCAGACACACATGTAGTGATTGACTGCATAGAGCTGCGTTGCCAGGTTTCATCCTCTCTCCTGCTTCAAGGTGAAGGGTCCCATTGCACCTACTTGGGGTTGATTGGCATGGCACCGCATGGTGCAGTCACTTTTGTGTCATCTGTGTATCCAGGATCTGTCAGTGACAAGGAGCTTCTGAAGCAGTCTGGGATTGtgtcactcctgaaacctgaAATGGCCATTATGGTCAACAAAGGGTTTTTTATAGATGACTGTGTACCATGCAAAGTTTACCGGCCTGCCTATCTGTTAAAGAGGGAAAAGATGCCAGCTGATGAAGTGAGGGACACTCAGTCCATTGCTCGGCTGAGGGTCCACATTGAGGGTCTCATAGGCAGGGTTATGCAACACAAGTTGTTGGAAACGGTCATGCCTCTTTCTGACACTGGGACCATCAACCAGCTATATACTGTTGCTTGCCTCCTTATAAACTACCAGAATGGCCCGTTGTTAAAAGCCTGGGCAAATGATTAA